In Dryobates pubescens isolate bDryPub1 chromosome 27, bDryPub1.pri, whole genome shotgun sequence, the DNA window GTTTAAAAACAACCCTACTGGATTCTCTGCAGCTTAAGGGGCAAAAGTCCTGAAACCCACAGAAACACTGTCAAGAGCCTAACCAATTTTTAGTCAAAATAATCACAGTATAAAAATATGTATATCTCATGCAGTAGCCTTGTCCAAGTGACTTATCCTATTTGAGAAGGCCATTCTATTTTTGTTAAATACACACATACTTTCTAATTGTGCAATATAAATGACAAAATCTACAgtcttacattttttttccactgatagCCACCTCTGGAAGCAGGATTCTTCTGACAGAATATGCATGCAACTGGGAAAGCTGCTGAGATAACCATGAACGCTGTATAACTCTCTCTCAAACAGAAGTACCTCATCCACAAGGTGACAAAAGAGTGTGTCATCGTACAGCAGACATGGAATATCAGTAGCCAACTTCTCCAAAATCAGCATTACTAAAGCACGAGAGAATTCAAGCTTTTGGGAGAAAAAAGTGAGTAAAATTGTCACAAAACACATACATTGACTTAAGTCTCACCACATACTTAGTGAAATCAGTGGAACTGGGCTTACACAAAAATTTATGGTAAGCTGACTCAAACCTATGAAAGTCCTTACCCCAGCATTCACTGAAGATCCTGCCTTGTTCAGTATTGGCTGGATTTTGTCATCAAGGAACTTTGCATGATTTCCAATCCACATGAGTACTTGTGTTAAATACCACTCAGgcttattttaaaaagaaaagatattATTAATTGCAACCAAACAACATTTATTCAAGTAATACTAATATTTTAAGTCGAACTTCTGAAAATAGCAGTCTCTTCCCCACCTTCTCTGGATCTCAGATCATGCAAGTCTTTAGTTATCTTCTactgggttttattttcataaAAGCAGCATTATGTTTAATAAATCAATTAATCTGTTCCTTCTCCATTTATTATAATCTCTACCTACTTCACTGCTTTCTCACTCATAAGGTCCTCTTTTCTGTTTCACATACTTCCTCCTGTTCTTCTATGAGGTCTTTATTTCTTACTACAGCAAAAAGGATGcattcctggaaaaaaaaaaactcttcCCAGAAACTCTGTCACTGTATCCAACCACCACTCCACCTTTCCCTTGGAAGTAGGAAATCTGTCATGTTCTCATTTCACATTTTAATGCCTTtatgcttttcctttttccagactaaataatATGGGTAAATAATTAGCgttaaagcaaaccaaagcagttCCTGTCCTCATGACTCCCAGCAGCCGAAGGACCTTCTGTTGAAATGCACTTGCATTTTCCACATTTTCTGTGTTCATTTTCACTTGCCTACTGaattgttggttgtttgtttggttttttttatactcccttcctccccagcttgccAAGATCATTGTGATCTCTAAGCTTGTCCTCTGAAATACTCATAATCCCTTCCAGGCTGATGTCTTTCAAGGGTATTTTCTTTAGTCCAAGttattatttgggggggggggggggggggggggggaacaaaccaccaaacaaaaaatgacACAACAACAAGAAGCAAACACACCTAatttgagcacagccctgttggATTATCTTTCTGACCTGACAAAAATTGCCTATAAACTCTCCTTCATAAACTTTTTTAGAAGAACAGTTGTTCACCTGTTCATCAATTTTGTCTTGGATGTAATTTTCCGCTCGCTTACGGTATCACTTTGTGCAGTTCTAAAAAATCTCTTCGTCATTAGCGTATGAAACAttgtttttaaaagcactgcAGTAGCAACTATCAAAGTTGCAAATATATTTAAACTTACCCAAGACTGTCAACATAAATACACAGATTTGCGTAACTAAACTTGCACAGAACAGCTCCAGATGAATTAGAGTAGCATTAACAACATGTTGAAACCTGGTCCAATGATAATTCTCAGATAAAAACCCTCAGTCTTTGCAGGTAATTCATACAAGAGAAGTCAGTTTCTTGTTGTATGTCAGCGATAAAATTTAACCCAGAAAACTAATTATGTAATGCCTTACATAAATGTCTTTAACAGCAGAATCCAACATTTTCAGTGTCATGAAAGTAGCAAAACGCAATGCTAGAAATCCAAGTTGCAGCTTTGTACAGCCTTTGAGCCTGAGTAATAAGGAACTGTGCAAAACCATTTCCAAGGAGACAGAGGTAGTTAATTGTAACTTCTGAAATGATGGGAGTCAAGCTAAGATTGTAGTAATACAGCCAGGCAAAGGCAAAATACTGCCTGGGCCATGGAAAATGCTTGTGTATCTGAAAGGTCTCCAAGTGCAACCCTGATGTCTGTCCACACTTATGTAGGCACAAGAACTGCACAGTTTTGAAGAATCAACAGCTCACAGAGCAAAGTGTGAAAGCTGTACAATTAAAATATAGCAATCTGTTGTTTAAAGAACCAattgtggaaagaaaaagagaaaacacacTGCTTTCTCCCATACCTTGTTTAAAATattggtttgtttatttccaGTGAAATGGTACTTGAATCTTTTCTGAAGAGGATTCAGCATGATCTGCATCGGAAGGATAATGGGTGGTGATGGGGGTAAAGAGTACTTTCCTGGCAACTGTTTAGGTTTGGTTAACAGCTCATCTCTGAGTTTCACAGTCAAGGATAAATTTAACTGTTGGATTCTCCCAGCATCATTATTTCAATGAAATAGGTTTATACAAATGAACATTTCTGAGGTCTTCAGTTCTTACTAATTGAAAGCAGCATTATGTAATCAATAGTATTCCTCAAATATGAAGGATactaaaaatatttcagtttaTCTGCTATTTAATACACCTTGGGCTGCTAAGGATTATGTCTTCAATTCCAAAACAAGTCACTTAATTCAGTCTGATTTAGGAAACCTGTATCATTAAAAAACTCCTCACAGAAACCCACCATTAGTAGTACCAAACACAGGGGCTGTCCCAAGAGACAGACTTACTCGTATCTGTTAAAGGAGGATAAAAGAATTATGAGATTAATAAATACATCATTTCCCCTTTTCAAGTAACTGATTAAGTGACACAGCCTGCCAGACTAAAGCAGTTACCATTTCAGAGTTGAGTAAAATGACCTTTTATTTTCTACTTCATGATTTTAAAAAATCCCGAAACAAAGGCACCACATCCAGCATAAATTGCTTGGCTGAGTTCTATCTATGCTTCATTTAATTgggggggggataaaaaagTAACAGGATCAGCGGCAGTGCCTTCTGATTAGCCTCAGAGGCAGACTACTCTTGCAACACAATGAAAATCCTGCTGTAGTCTCCCAGTTTTTTGCAAAGTCTCCTGCTGAGAAATGCATCTTCagctttccctcttttccttctggGACAGGACAcagtaaaaatattaaaactgaCTTCAAGTAAGactatgaaatgaaatgaaaagcatTAGCTGTGTGAAATAAAAGACACATCACCGTTTATTAACATGGGTAATATTACTGAACTATATGAGCCCTGATCCTCATGAAACCTGAGCTGGCAAGCTGGCACCTACCATGAGATCACTAGCTTGGATGAATTGGAATGATAATGTTGCCACTGCCTAAAAGTTTGGCACATAGCATTTtgtaaacaaacaacaacaaaaaacccaaaccacccaacaTTGTCATGTTAATACAAAAGCAATGAAAATTCAAATTATCAAGACTTTAAATAATTCTCCTTGAGAATACACATCTCTAACACTCATATTTCTTACTAAAATACACCTCAACTAGTTAAAAGGATACGAGATCTGCAATTTCAGAAGCTGACAAAACAACATCTCCAAATTGTTGTATACATCCGGAGAGCTCGCTGGCGCAGCAAGGCCAAATACTTGAGATTGTGGTGGCCCCACAAAGGGCCAGTGAAGCTGGGTGAGTACCTCTTCAAAGTCACTGCAAGGCAAAACAAGCACTGTAACATGACCTTACAGCACAATGCAAAGACAAAAGGAGTGACAGTACATCCCTTACCTAGACAATTTATCCTTAAGAATTTTATGCCAGAATTTAACAGTGGATCTCACAAAAGCAAGAAGATGAGAACAAGATGATTCCTGAAGTTTAATATCCAGTTCTGCCATGAATGCTAGAGTACTGGCTGCCTCTGGAACATTGTTTGTCATCAGATACTGTTGAATGCTATCACTATAAAATATAAGAAGAttcaaggcaaaaaaaacctgCATTAGAATTAACAGAAAAACATCATTTGTATATTGAAAAATGAAGATAAAACTTCCTTATAGCTGAAGTATTTAAGGATAGGAGACACGTGGTGCCCAGTCTCAGAATCTTTACCTTAACTCTTCTATTCGTGAAATCCATTTCAGATAGGCCAGGTGTCGTTCAATCTCTTCTACTTGACCAATCAGTACATCAAGATCCTCCATCCATGGCTGAGCTTTCAGTAAGTGGCTACTGACTGACTCAAATAGAAGAGTTTCATCTTCTAGAAGCTGATTCAGAGACTTTTTAGAGTCCTCAGCATTCTTTAAGGCATTCTGAATTCTTTTAGGGACTTCTGATGAAACTGTAAGGACCTAAAGTCACAGAGAAGTCAGAGATAAAAACACTGCACTGTGTAGCACAGTACTTTTTGAGACCTTAATACATTGCTTTAGTTTAGTTAAATATACTTCATCAGTCATACAGCATAgtcaaaagaataaaaaaaaaaaaaagagatgcttACCTGTTCTTCTAACTGCTTCTTATTTTCAGACAGTTGATCAATAAGCCTGTCTAGCTTCCTAAGAGAATCATAGTCATTTCCAACTTCTCTTTCCACAAACTCAGAAATATAGTATGGGATATCACAATGATCCAGATCTCTAGTGACCTCCTTGCTACCAGCAGTGGTTGccatattttctttctctgcaatGCTGATTAGACAAGTTTTCATTAGCCACCACTAAGTCAACACAAACAACTATTGATCTATTGAGCGCACAAAACTTCATCAAAAGCCAGGCAGTTCAATTTGAAACACCAAATAAAACATTCACTAAGTATACTGCTTTAATTTACTGGCATAAGTCTTAACTGAAAAATTACAAAAGCCTGCTCACGCTTGCAGCTGGTCACTTATCATACATTACTACTCAAGGGAAATATGCTTCCTAATTTCTTTCTTCACCAGAGctgttatttaaaatattttttatatatatataaatatgtagTTTCTACATATGCAAGAAAAACTCAAGAATaccagaaaaacatttttaatgcttttttatATACAAAGGAAGATAGCAAACAACATTCTGGTTTACCTTTTCATATAGTTTAGGATGTTCCAGAGATCTCAGCTGATGACCAATGTGCCGCTAGCAAAGTATCCACTCAGGTCTGGCAATGATTGGTAAAGTAGAAGCATCACTGAAACACTTGTTACACTCTGTTTTCTTACCAAGACACTTGCTGACCCATATGCTTGGCAGCATCAAGAGCAAGCTAGACCTGAAATTGAGAGGGTGATCACACACAGTGCaacagaagaggccacaaagttCAATTCTCAACTTTTTAATGTCTCttttaaaatagtattttttAATGGATTTTGTATGTTTGCACTCTTATCTGTTATGTACTTTAAGTGAAAGCCCCTATTAAACAGGCAGCAGGAGTAAGAAAATGGTGTAGCTGACAAGCAAAAGTTGGA includes these proteins:
- the RINT1 gene encoding RAD50-interacting protein 1, with protein sequence MKSIAEKENMATTAGSKEVTRDLDHCDIPYYISEFVEREVGNDYDSLRKLDRLIDQLSENKKQLEEQVLTVSSEVPKRIQNALKNAEDSKKSLNQLLEDETLLFESVSSHLLKAQPWMEDLDVLIGQVEEIERHLAYLKWISRIEELSDSIQQYLMTNNVPEAASTLAFMAELDIKLQESSCSHLLAFVRSTVKFWHKILKDKLSSDFEEVLTQLHWPFVGPPQSQVFGLAAPASSPDVYNNLEMLFCQLLKLQISDELLTKPKQLPGKYSLPPSPPIILPMQIMLNPLQKRFKYHFTGNKQTNILNKPEWYLTQVLMWIGNHAKFLDDKIQPILNKAGSSVNAGLEFSRALVMLILEKLATDIPCLLYDDTLFCHLVDEVLLFERELYSVHGYLSSFPSCMHILSEESCFQRWLSVEKKFALQKMDSMLSSEAAWISQYKDITDVDEMKVPDCAETFMTLLLVITDRYKNLPSASRRLQFLGLQKELVDDFRIRLTQVMKEETRASLGFRYCAILNAVNYIATVLADWADNVFFLQLQQAELEVCAESNAVSKLQLGQLASMESSVFDEMIQLLERLKHDMLSRQVDHVFREVRDAAKLYKKERWLSLPSQAEQAVMSLSSTACPMLLTLRDRLLQLEQQLCHSLFKVFWQMLAEKVDIYIYQEIIMANHFNEGGAAQLQFDMSRNLFPLFSHYCKRPENYFKHVKEACIILNLNVGSALLLKDVLQSASENETSKLNQPSATAALNELGVYKLAQKDVEILLSLRASWPNTGK